A single genomic interval of Gemmatimonadota bacterium harbors:
- the rnpA gene encoding ribonuclease P protein component, with amino-acid sequence MMYPRAARITRRQDIDRIRKEGRTLKTSSLVLRVSSSPFAFLRVGLVVPKYGQTAVRRNLLKRRLREVVRREWLSGPGNRDVVIWALPPAYRMTLEDLTTTLRRLAGRMGERGAAT; translated from the coding sequence TTGATGTATCCGAGAGCGGCGCGGATCACGCGTCGCCAGGACATTGATCGGATTCGGAAAGAGGGAAGAACTCTGAAGACGAGCAGCCTCGTCCTTCGCGTGAGTTCTTCCCCTTTTGCTTTCCTGCGGGTGGGTCTCGTGGTGCCGAAGTACGGACAGACGGCGGTCCGACGCAACCTCCTCAAGCGGCGGTTGCGTGAGGTGGTCCGCCGGGAGTGGTTGTCCGGGCCAGGCAATCGCGATGTAGTGATCTGGGCCCTCCCGCCCGCATATCGCATGACCCTGGAGGACCTCACCACGACACTTCGCCGACTGGCGGGGCGTATGGGTGAGCGAGGAGCTGCAACCTGA
- the yidC gene encoding membrane protein insertase YidC — protein sequence MDRRTVLAILLIIGVVFATPVLFPGKPRVAPPPAVVSTDQAAATPSGQAATPGPSPSTTPAIARAVEDSTATVAMAAPPRDVTVSDSLSQTVLTTAGGALRSVTLRTYEALDKSDRKVTLTTGSSPLLSYRWFSGQDTVRLGDHVLAVAEAGGQTTFSGTLGATGPTVEIRYTPVRDSLRVRVEGSVLGAGGASAGGFLLIDLPSTFQSFEADSNSDHTALAYAVKSGSRNAEGVPFGSLDPGERKIIEGPVTWAVAKNKYFMLGLLADSGNTQFGEAQITGGARISRTATVAHGTVIAQLGTTGRFAFELYTGPQQYQRLLSLGRDFENSNPYGGFMQGVVQPFATIVMRVLLWMKATLGWGYGWLLVLFGVMVRLLMWPLNQGAMRTTIKMQRIQPELNALQQKYKGDPAKLQTEMMRIYKEHDMSPFSAFAGCLPILLPMPILFALFFVFQNTIEFRGVPFLWLTDISLKDPFYIVPLLMGVSMFVLSWIGLRNSPPNPQAKMMAYVMPVMMTVLFANWASGLNLYYAVQNIAALPQQWLIANERGKAAKAKG from the coding sequence ATGGATAGACGTACCGTACTCGCAATCCTCCTCATCATCGGCGTGGTGTTCGCGACGCCGGTGTTGTTCCCTGGCAAGCCACGGGTAGCCCCGCCGCCGGCCGTTGTCTCCACTGACCAGGCTGCGGCGACACCAAGCGGCCAGGCGGCGACACCGGGACCGTCTCCATCGACCACGCCGGCCATCGCGCGAGCCGTGGAGGATTCGACGGCGACGGTGGCGATGGCCGCGCCGCCGCGTGACGTCACCGTCTCGGATTCGCTCTCCCAGACCGTCTTGACCACGGCCGGTGGCGCGCTGCGTTCGGTGACGCTCCGGACGTACGAGGCGCTCGACAAGTCGGACCGCAAGGTCACGCTCACCACCGGCAGTTCACCACTCCTGTCCTACCGCTGGTTTTCGGGCCAGGATACGGTGCGCCTCGGCGACCATGTGCTCGCGGTCGCCGAAGCCGGTGGCCAAACGACCTTCAGCGGGACCCTGGGCGCGACGGGTCCGACGGTGGAGATCCGGTACACGCCGGTGCGCGACTCGCTGCGGGTGCGCGTGGAAGGGTCCGTCCTTGGTGCCGGTGGCGCGAGTGCCGGCGGCTTCCTCCTGATCGACCTGCCCTCGACGTTCCAATCCTTCGAGGCGGACTCCAATAGCGATCACACGGCGCTGGCCTATGCCGTCAAGTCGGGCTCGCGCAATGCCGAGGGGGTGCCGTTCGGCTCGCTGGATCCGGGTGAGCGCAAGATCATCGAGGGGCCGGTAACCTGGGCCGTCGCCAAGAACAAGTATTTCATGCTGGGCCTGCTGGCCGATTCTGGCAACACGCAGTTTGGCGAGGCCCAGATCACGGGAGGGGCCCGTATCTCCCGAACAGCCACCGTCGCCCACGGCACGGTCATCGCCCAGCTGGGGACCACGGGCCGCTTCGCCTTCGAGCTCTACACGGGCCCGCAGCAATACCAGCGGCTCCTCAGTCTCGGTCGGGACTTCGAGAACTCCAACCCGTACGGCGGCTTCATGCAGGGCGTCGTGCAGCCGTTCGCGACGATCGTCATGCGCGTCCTGCTGTGGATGAAGGCGACCCTCGGCTGGGGATACGGCTGGTTGCTCGTGCTGTTCGGCGTGATGGTTCGCCTCTTGATGTGGCCGCTCAACCAGGGTGCGATGCGCACGACCATCAAGATGCAGCGCATCCAGCCGGAGCTGAACGCGCTGCAGCAGAAGTACAAGGGGGACCCGGCCAAGCTCCAGACCGAGATGATGCGGATCTACAAGGAGCACGACATGAGCCCCTTCAGCGCGTTTGCGGGGTGCCTGCCGATCCTGCTCCCGATGCCGATCCTGTTCGCCCTGTTCTTCGTCTTCCAGAACACGATCGAGTTCCGTGGGGTCCCGTTCCTGTGGCTGACCGATATCTCGCTCAAGGACCCCTTCTACATCGTTCCCCTGCTCATGGGCGTGTCGATGTTCGTCTTGTCGTGGATCGGCCTGCGTAACTCGCCGCCCAACCCGCAGGCCAAGATGATGGCCTACGTGATGCCGGTGATGATGACGGTGCTCTTTGCCAACTGGGCGTCCGGGCTCAACCTCTATTACGCGGTGCAGAACATCGCCGCCCTTCCGCAGCAATGGCTGATTGCCAACGAGCGAGGGAAGGCCGCGAAGG
- the yidD gene encoding membrane protein insertion efficiency factor YidD, translating into MRTVFMAVVRGYQLFLGPLLPASCRYFPSCSNYALEALEKHGPWRGGWLALKRIGRCHPFRPGGFDPVP; encoded by the coding sequence ATGCGCACCGTGTTCATGGCCGTGGTACGGGGCTACCAGCTGTTCCTGGGTCCGCTCCTGCCCGCGTCGTGTCGGTACTTCCCGTCGTGCTCCAACTACGCCCTCGAGGCGCTGGAAAAGCACGGACCGTGGCGTGGCGGGTGGTTGGCCCTCAAACGTATCGGCCGGTGCCATCCGTTTCGGCCCGGCGGATTCGATCCGGTTCCTTGA
- the dnaA gene encoding chromosomal replication initiator protein DnaA, with protein MPLTPSEAWDRLLRVAKDKLTEQTFRTWLEPAVPERFSDGKLVVKVADQFAVDWNEKKHAALLNGFAPIALGEPCQIVFRADEERQARTGQIDLFSQPKGPASIPAQPVPRPLLSTRYTFDHFVVGKSNEVAAAAALAVANAPGQMFNPLFLYGATGVGKTHLMQAVAQEILKRTPDLRIVYLSAEQFTNEYVQALRSNSMPDFRRRFRETDLLLVDDVHSLKGKEATQEEFFHTFNAIYEAGRQIILTSDRSPDDLGNVEARLVSRFQWGMVADIEFPDLELRIAILRKKAELDQLQRQISDDVIRFLAEHIRSSVRELESAVIRLLAYASLKRRDITLALAQEALRDKLRRSIAGGLEEVPAITAERIQGAVAREWGVTAEALRSKSRTKTLTIPRQAAMHLCRELLAMHLVEIGVVFGNRDHSTVIHSLERAAEQIATDAIFLQRLESAKRALTS; from the coding sequence ATGCCCCTCACTCCTTCCGAAGCATGGGATCGCCTCCTGCGCGTCGCGAAGGATAAACTGACGGAACAGACGTTCCGAACATGGCTGGAACCAGCCGTGCCAGAACGCTTTAGCGATGGCAAGCTGGTCGTAAAGGTGGCCGACCAATTCGCCGTCGACTGGAACGAAAAAAAGCACGCCGCACTCCTCAACGGGTTCGCACCCATCGCCCTCGGCGAACCGTGCCAAATCGTTTTCCGCGCCGACGAAGAACGACAGGCCCGCACCGGCCAAATCGATCTCTTCTCACAGCCTAAGGGGCCCGCCTCCATTCCGGCGCAGCCCGTCCCGAGGCCACTCCTCAGTACTCGCTACACCTTCGATCACTTCGTCGTCGGCAAGAGCAACGAGGTGGCAGCCGCCGCCGCTCTCGCTGTAGCCAATGCGCCAGGGCAGATGTTCAACCCGCTCTTCCTCTATGGGGCGACGGGTGTGGGAAAAACCCACCTCATGCAGGCTGTGGCGCAGGAAATCCTCAAGCGCACCCCCGACCTCCGCATCGTTTACCTGAGCGCCGAGCAGTTCACCAACGAGTACGTCCAAGCCCTGCGCTCCAACTCCATGCCGGACTTCCGTCGACGATTTCGCGAGACCGATCTCCTCCTCGTCGATGACGTGCACAGCCTCAAAGGAAAGGAGGCAACGCAGGAGGAGTTTTTCCACACATTCAACGCCATCTACGAGGCTGGTCGACAGATCATCCTCACTTCAGATCGCTCCCCGGATGACCTCGGCAATGTCGAAGCACGGCTCGTCTCCCGTTTTCAGTGGGGAATGGTCGCCGACATCGAGTTTCCGGACCTCGAGCTGCGCATTGCCATCCTGCGCAAGAAGGCCGAGCTGGACCAGTTGCAGCGGCAGATTTCCGACGATGTCATTCGCTTTCTCGCCGAGCACATCCGGTCCAGCGTGCGTGAACTGGAGAGCGCCGTCATCCGCTTGCTGGCCTATGCCTCCCTCAAGCGCCGGGACATCACCCTCGCCCTCGCCCAGGAAGCCTTGCGCGACAAGTTGCGCCGCTCCATTGCCGGTGGCCTCGAGGAGGTGCCGGCGATTACCGCGGAGCGCATCCAGGGCGCCGTAGCCCGCGAATGGGGAGTCACTGCGGAGGCCCTGCGCTCCAAATCTCGGACCAAGACCCTCACGATTCCTCGACAAGCCGCCATGCACCTCTGTCGAGAACTACTGGCCATGCACCTGGTGGAGATCGGGGTCGTGTTCGGAAACCGGGATCATTCCACAGTCATCCACAGTCTCGAACGCGCCGCCGAGCAGATTGCGACCGATGCTATCTTCTTGCAGCGCTTGGAGTCTGCGAAGCGTGCCCTCACGTCTTAG
- the rpmH gene encoding 50S ribosomal protein L34 produces MGKPTYRPRNKRRVRTHGFRARMATRWGRAVLSRRRKKGRKSLTVKLPSKYAAA; encoded by the coding sequence ATGGGCAAGCCAACTTATCGCCCGCGCAACAAGCGCCGGGTTCGCACCCACGGTTTTCGGGCCCGCATGGCCACCCGTTGGGGGCGCGCGGTCTTGAGCCGCCGTCGCAAGAAGGGGCGCAAGAGTCTCACAGTGAAGTTGCCGTCCAAGTACGCGGCGGCGTGA